Proteins encoded by one window of Halomonas sp. Bachu 37:
- the nrdF gene encoding class 1b ribonucleoside-diphosphate reductase subunit beta, producing MTTKHVMQGEAPRLARVDAINWNRLQDDKDLEVWNRLTSNFWLPEKVPLSNDIQSWNTLTHQEQQLTIRVFTGLTLLDTIQGSVGAPALIQDARTPHEEAVYTNIAFMESVHARSYSSIFSTLCATRDVDDAFRWSEENPTLQAKSELILERYRADDPLMRKVASVFLESFLFYSGFYLPMYWSSHAKLTNTADLIRLIIRDEAVHGYYIGYKFQLALAEASPERQQAVKDYAYELLLELYDNEVKYTESLYDDVGLTEDVKKFLHYNANKALMNLGYEALFPSSVTDVDPTIMSALSPSADENHDFFSGSGSSYVIGKTVTTEDEDWAF from the coding sequence ATGACTACCAAACATGTGATGCAAGGCGAAGCACCGCGCCTGGCGCGCGTCGATGCCATCAACTGGAATCGCTTGCAGGACGACAAGGACCTGGAAGTCTGGAACCGCTTGACCAGCAACTTCTGGTTGCCGGAAAAGGTGCCGCTGTCCAACGATATCCAGTCGTGGAACACCCTGACACACCAGGAACAGCAGCTGACGATCCGCGTGTTCACCGGCTTGACGCTGCTCGACACCATCCAGGGCAGTGTCGGCGCTCCGGCATTGATCCAGGATGCGCGCACGCCCCATGAAGAGGCGGTCTATACCAACATCGCCTTCATGGAATCGGTGCATGCCCGCTCCTACAGCTCCATTTTCTCCACGCTATGTGCCACACGAGACGTCGACGATGCCTTCCGCTGGAGCGAGGAGAACCCGACCCTGCAGGCCAAGTCGGAGCTGATTCTCGAGCGATATCGCGCCGATGACCCGCTGATGCGCAAGGTCGCCAGCGTATTCCTGGAATCCTTCCTGTTCTATTCCGGTTTCTACCTGCCGATGTACTGGTCTAGCCATGCCAAGCTGACCAACACCGCCGACCTGATCCGCCTGATCATTCGCGATGAAGCGGTACACGGCTACTACATCGGCTACAAGTTCCAGCTGGCGTTGGCGGAGGCGTCACCGGAGCGCCAACAAGCGGTCAAGGACTACGCCTACGAGCTGCTGCTCGAGCTGTACGACAACGAGGTGAAGTACACCGAGTCGCTCTACGACGACGTCGGCCTGACCGAGGACGTCAAGAAGTTCCTTCACTACAACGCCAACAAGGCGTTGATGAATCTTGGTTACGAGGCGCTGTTCCCTAGTAGTGTCACCGATGTCGATCCCACCATCATGTCGGCGCTTTCCCCCAGTGCGGATGAGAATCACGACTTCTTTTCGGGTTCCGGTTCGTCCTATGTCATCGGCAAGACGGTAACGACCGAAGACGAAGACTGGGCATTCTGA
- the nrdE gene encoding class 1b ribonucleoside-diphosphate reductase subunit alpha, translating into METTSLATPRHDAGTSGGRALDYHAFNAMLNLYGPNGELQLERDREAARQYFLQHVNQNTVFFHSLEEKLDYLMEEEYYEAQVLEQYEPAFIKSLFEQAYAYKFRFPSFLGAFKYYTSYTLKTFDGKRYLERYEDRVCMVALSLARGDETLARALVDEIISGRFQPATPTFLNCGKRQRGELVSCFLLRIEDNMESIGRSINSALQLSKRGGGVAFLLSNIREFGAPIKRIESQSSGIIPIMKLLEDAFSYANQLGARQGAGAVYLNAHHPDILRFLDTKRENADEKIRIKTLSLGVTIPDITFELAKRNEDMYLFSPYDVERIYGVPFGDISVTEKYHEMVADGRIRKSKIKAREFFQTLAELQFESGYPYLMFEDTVNRANPIAGRINMSNLCSEILQVNTPTEYDEDLGYRHVGQDISCNLGSMNIAKVMDSGDIGTSVEIAVRGLTAVSEMSNLSSVPSIAQGNAQSRAIGLGQMNLHGFLARERIFYGSDEGLDFTNLYFYCVAYHAIRASNRMAIEKGESFFGFAESKYASGEFFDQYTEQPCLPRTDKVRDLFETAGIAIPDQQDWEALKASVMAHGLYNRNLQAVPPTGSISYINHSTSSIHPVAAKIEIRKEGKLGRVYYPAPYLSDDNFEYYQDAYEIGPEKIIDTYAEASKHVDQGLSLTLFFPDTATTRDINKAQIYAWRKGIKTLYYIRLRQTALEGTEVEGCVSCTL; encoded by the coding sequence TTGGAAACGACAAGCCTAGCCACGCCACGCCACGATGCCGGAACTTCAGGGGGACGTGCCCTGGATTACCATGCATTCAACGCCATGCTCAACCTCTATGGGCCGAACGGTGAGTTGCAGCTTGAACGCGACCGCGAGGCGGCGCGTCAGTACTTTCTCCAGCACGTCAACCAGAACACGGTATTCTTTCACTCGCTGGAAGAGAAACTCGACTATCTGATGGAGGAGGAGTACTACGAGGCGCAGGTGCTCGAGCAATACGAACCCGCCTTCATCAAGTCGCTGTTCGAGCAGGCTTATGCCTACAAGTTTCGCTTCCCCAGCTTCCTCGGTGCCTTCAAGTACTACACCAGCTATACGCTGAAGACCTTCGATGGCAAGCGTTACCTTGAACGTTACGAGGATCGCGTCTGCATGGTGGCACTCTCGCTGGCGCGTGGCGACGAGACCCTGGCACGCGCACTGGTCGACGAGATCATCAGCGGCCGCTTCCAACCCGCTACTCCTACCTTCCTCAACTGCGGCAAGCGCCAGCGCGGTGAGCTGGTGTCGTGTTTCCTGCTGCGGATCGAGGACAACATGGAGTCCATCGGTCGTTCCATCAATTCGGCCTTGCAACTCTCCAAGCGCGGCGGTGGAGTTGCTTTCCTGCTCAGCAACATCCGCGAATTCGGCGCGCCGATCAAGCGCATCGAGAGCCAGTCGTCGGGCATCATTCCGATCATGAAACTGCTGGAAGACGCATTCTCCTACGCCAACCAGTTGGGCGCGCGCCAGGGTGCGGGGGCGGTCTACCTCAATGCCCACCATCCGGACATCCTGCGCTTTCTCGACACCAAGCGTGAGAATGCCGACGAGAAGATCCGCATCAAGACGCTCTCGCTGGGTGTGACGATTCCCGACATAACGTTCGAGCTGGCCAAGCGCAACGAGGACATGTACCTGTTCTCGCCCTACGATGTGGAACGTATCTACGGCGTACCGTTCGGCGATATCAGCGTTACCGAGAAGTACCACGAAATGGTCGCCGACGGTCGCATCCGCAAGAGCAAGATCAAGGCGCGTGAATTCTTCCAGACCCTGGCCGAACTGCAGTTCGAGTCCGGTTATCCCTACCTGATGTTCGAAGATACGGTCAACCGCGCGAATCCCATCGCCGGACGTATCAACATGAGCAACCTGTGTTCGGAAATCCTGCAGGTCAATACTCCGACCGAGTACGACGAAGACCTGGGCTATCGCCATGTCGGCCAGGATATCTCCTGCAACCTGGGCTCGATGAACATAGCCAAGGTAATGGATAGTGGTGATATCGGTACCAGTGTCGAGATCGCCGTGCGCGGGCTCACTGCGGTCTCGGAGATGAGCAACCTGAGTTCGGTGCCTTCGATCGCCCAGGGCAATGCCCAGTCGCGCGCCATCGGCCTGGGGCAGATGAACCTGCATGGCTTCCTGGCGCGCGAGCGCATCTTCTACGGTTCCGACGAAGGGCTCGATTTCACCAACCTCTATTTCTACTGCGTGGCTTATCATGCCATTCGGGCCTCGAACCGCATGGCCATCGAAAAGGGCGAGAGCTTTTTTGGTTTTGCCGAATCGAAATACGCCAGTGGCGAGTTCTTCGACCAATATACCGAGCAGCCTTGTCTGCCCCGTACCGACAAGGTGCGCGATTTGTTCGAGACAGCCGGGATCGCCATCCCCGACCAGCAGGACTGGGAAGCGCTCAAGGCATCGGTGATGGCCCATGGCTTGTACAACCGCAATCTGCAGGCGGTGCCGCCCACGGGGTCGATCTCCTATATCAACCACTCCACCTCGAGTATCCACCCGGTCGCGGCCAAGATCGAGATACGCAAGGAGGGCAAGTTGGGGCGCGTCTACTACCCCGCGCCTTACCTCAGCGACGACAATTTCGAATATTACCAGGACGCCTACGAAATCGGTCCCGAGAAGATCATCGATACCTACGCCGAGGCTTCCAAGCATGTCGATCAGGGGCTGTCGTTGACCTTGTTCTTCCCCGATACCGCGACCACCCGCGATATCAACAAGGCGCAGATCTACGCCTGGCGCAAGGGCATCAAGACCCTCTATTACATTCGCCTGCGTCAGACCGCGCTGGAAGGAACGGAAGTCGAGGGCTGCGTCTCCTGCACCCTCTAG
- the nrdI gene encoding class Ib ribonucleoside-diphosphate reductase assembly flavoprotein NrdI: MNRAQLLASEPPALGEIVYFSTRSGNTHRFVEKVGLPARRIPLDREAPMLRVEIPYILVVPTYGGGSLKGAVPGQVIRFLNNEHNRSLIRGVIAAGNTNFGEAYCLAGRIIAEKCQVPVLYNFELLGTSEDVAKVRQGVEEFWKRQA; encoded by the coding sequence ATGAATCGGGCCCAGCTTCTTGCCAGCGAGCCGCCAGCTCTCGGCGAGATCGTTTATTTCTCGACACGCTCAGGCAATACCCATCGGTTTGTCGAAAAGGTGGGGTTGCCGGCCAGGCGCATTCCTCTGGATCGCGAAGCGCCCATGCTGCGTGTCGAGATACCTTACATCCTGGTCGTGCCCACCTATGGCGGCGGAAGCCTGAAGGGAGCCGTGCCCGGCCAGGTGATTCGCTTTCTCAACAATGAACATAACCGCAGCCTGATTCGGGGTGTGATTGCCGCCGGCAATACCAATTTCGGCGAAGCCTACTGCCTGGCCGGGCGGATCATTGCCGAAAAATGCCAGGTTCCGGTCCTTTACAATTTCGAACTGCTTGGCACCAGTGAAGATGTCGCCAAGGTTCGCCAGGGAGTAGAAGAGTTTTGGAAACGACAAGCCTAG
- the nrdH gene encoding glutaredoxin-like protein NrdH: protein MKIKIYSKPACVQCTATYRALDKQGLDYTVVDLMEDPTAQTTVEALGYRQLPVVVAGEEHWAGFRPDRIQALA, encoded by the coding sequence ATGAAGATTAAGATTTACAGCAAGCCCGCCTGTGTCCAATGCACCGCTACCTATCGAGCGCTTGATAAGCAGGGACTCGACTACACCGTGGTCGATCTGATGGAAGACCCGACCGCCCAGACCACGGTGGAAGCACTGGGGTACCGCCAACTGCCGGTGGTCGTGGCGGGAGAGGAGCACTGGGCGGGGTTTCGTCCCGATCGGATCCAGGCACTGGCATGA
- a CDS encoding superoxide dismutase, with protein MAHTLPELPYAYDALEPHIDAMTMEIHHSRHHQTYVNNLNGALEGTGLEDMPVEELVANLDRVPEDKRQPVINNGGGHANHSMFWQMMSPQGGGAPKGDVAKAIDSELGGYEDFKEAFKKAALGRFGSGWAWLSVTPEKKLVVENTLNQDSPLMHGNTPILGLDVWEHAYYLKYQNKRPDYISAFFEVINWDDVERRYQAAIA; from the coding sequence ATGGCGCATACACTTCCTGAATTGCCGTACGCATACGACGCCCTGGAACCGCATATCGATGCGATGACCATGGAAATTCACCATTCCCGTCACCATCAGACGTACGTCAATAATCTGAATGGCGCTCTGGAAGGCACTGGCCTGGAAGACATGCCGGTGGAAGAGCTCGTCGCGAATCTGGACCGTGTGCCGGAAGACAAGCGTCAGCCCGTGATCAACAATGGTGGTGGCCACGCTAACCACTCCATGTTCTGGCAGATGATGTCTCCTCAGGGTGGCGGTGCGCCTAAAGGCGACGTGGCCAAGGCCATCGACTCCGAGCTGGGCGGTTATGAAGATTTCAAGGAGGCGTTCAAGAAAGCGGCCCTCGGACGCTTCGGTAGCGGCTGGGCATGGCTCAGCGTCACACCCGAGAAGAAGCTGGTAGTGGAAAATACGCTCAACCAGGACAGCCCGCTGATGCACGGCAATACGCCGATCCTCGGACTGGATGTGTGGGAGCACGCCTACTACCTCAAGTACCAGAACAAGCGTCCCGATTACATTTCTGCCTTCTTCGAGGTGATCAACTGGGACGACGTGGAGCGTCGTTACCAGGCCGCCATCGCCTGA
- a CDS encoding electron transfer flavoprotein subunit alpha/FixB family protein, translated as MSILVLADLHDGQLAGATAHVVAAAQRIAADNGADIHVLVAGDGVQAAADAAAKLDGVAKVRLADNAVYAHQLAEPLGALLVALADDYSHVLTSASTTGKNVLPRLAALKDVSQISEIVEVDSADTFKRPIYAGNAIATVQSADPLKVITVRSTGFDAVGEGNDATVETVDVVVENTQSTFIKQELAQSDRPELAGAKVVISGGRGMGNGDNFKLLDGIADKLGAAIGASRAAVDAGFVPNDMQVGQTGKIVAPELYIAVGISGAIQHLAGMKDSKVIVAINKDEEAPIFQVADYGLVGDLFEILPELESKL; from the coding sequence ATGAGCATACTGGTACTCGCCGATCTCCACGACGGCCAGCTGGCCGGCGCCACCGCCCACGTGGTCGCCGCCGCCCAACGCATCGCCGCCGACAACGGCGCCGACATCCACGTCCTCGTCGCCGGTGACGGCGTGCAAGCCGCCGCCGACGCCGCCGCCAAGCTCGACGGCGTCGCCAAGGTCCGCCTTGCCGACAACGCCGTCTACGCCCACCAGCTCGCCGAGCCCCTCGGGGCACTGCTGGTCGCCCTGGCCGACGACTACAGCCACGTCCTCACCAGCGCCTCCACCACCGGCAAGAACGTCCTGCCGCGTCTCGCCGCGCTCAAGGACGTCTCGCAGATCTCCGAGATCGTCGAAGTCGACAGCGCCGACACCTTCAAGCGCCCGATCTACGCCGGTAACGCCATCGCCACCGTGCAGAGCGCCGACCCGCTCAAGGTCATCACCGTGCGCAGCACCGGCTTCGACGCCGTGGGCGAAGGCAACGACGCCACTGTCGAAACGGTCGACGTCGTGGTCGAGAACACCCAGTCCACCTTCATCAAGCAGGAACTGGCCCAATCCGACCGACCCGAACTGGCCGGAGCCAAGGTCGTCATCTCCGGTGGCCGCGGCATGGGCAACGGCGACAACTTCAAGCTGCTCGACGGCATCGCCGACAAGCTCGGGGCCGCCATCGGCGCATCAAGAGCGGCGGTGGACGCGGGCTTTGTGCCCAACGACATGCAGGTGGGTCAGACCGGCAAGATCGTCGCCCCCGAACTCTACATCGCCGTGGGCATCAGCGGTGCCATCCAGCACCTGGCGGGGATGAAGGACTCCAAGGTGATCGTCGCCATCAACAAGGACGAGGAAGCGCCGATCTTCCAGGTGGCGGATTACGGCCTGGTGGGAGACCTGTTCGAGATCCTGCCGGAGCTCGAGAGCAAGCTGTAA